From Halobacillus sp. Marseille-Q1614, the proteins below share one genomic window:
- a CDS encoding molybdopterin oxidoreductase family protein: MQRDKFFREIENVKHPNEKLIKTHCSYCGMQCGMNLRVNTLNNKIIGVEPRYDWPVTVGKMCPKGVTAYQQTNHEDRLLRPLIRDDQSLKGTKEGFREASWEEAYDLIVSKFKKLQSKHGKDSLSVFSGVSMTNEKCYLTGKFARVALGTRYIDYNGRFCMSSAAGGFLRSFGVDRGSTLPWTDLHETDCLFIAGSNTAECHPTSMFRVWNVQERGGYIIVVDPRETPLARRADVHLDLKPGTDLALANGILHLLIENGYADENFIKNHTNGFKETKALVRDFTPEYVSHITGVATEKIERAAEIYGKAPNAVVMFARGIEQQHKGVDNVSGYTNMALVTGKIGRPKSGVATFTGQGNGQGGREHGQKSDLLPGYRKITNPQHVKEVCKVWGITPEEMPKPGVSAYEMFELMNEKEIRGLYLLCSNPAVSAPNLNFVKKAMKNLDFMVCADFYLSESAEFADVILPSVTWAEDEGTVTNLEGRIIKINKAQEPIGEAKPDWQIQIELAERLGKEKYFSHLKSARDVAEEFRLASKGGNADYYGATWDKIDKQDGVFWPCKDESDTGTPHMFLDKKFYHPDGKAKICALPYRPPAEEPCKKYPLRLTTGRVVYHYLSGNQTRRIPFLKDMCPEAYVEVHPKTAAVYEIEHDEEVRLYTRRGESIYKVKITEAIRKDTVFVPYHFGHEEAINLLTIAALDPISRMPEFKACAAQIKKLSPKKVL; this comes from the coding sequence ATGCAAAGGGATAAATTTTTCCGCGAGATTGAAAACGTAAAGCACCCGAATGAGAAGCTGATTAAGACGCACTGCAGTTATTGCGGGATGCAGTGCGGGATGAACTTAAGGGTGAATACTTTGAATAATAAAATTATCGGTGTAGAACCACGATACGACTGGCCGGTGACGGTTGGGAAAATGTGCCCGAAAGGAGTTACAGCTTACCAGCAGACGAACCATGAAGACCGGCTGCTGCGTCCATTAATTCGTGATGATCAGTCACTGAAGGGGACGAAGGAAGGTTTTCGCGAAGCCAGCTGGGAAGAGGCCTATGATCTGATTGTCAGTAAGTTTAAGAAACTGCAGTCAAAACATGGGAAAGACAGCCTTTCTGTGTTTAGTGGTGTATCGATGACCAATGAAAAATGTTACCTAACCGGGAAGTTTGCCAGAGTAGCGTTAGGCACAAGGTACATTGATTACAACGGACGCTTCTGTATGTCCAGTGCAGCGGGTGGATTCTTGAGGTCTTTCGGAGTTGATCGCGGTTCGACCCTGCCATGGACGGATCTTCACGAGACGGATTGCTTGTTTATCGCTGGAAGCAACACGGCGGAATGTCACCCTACTTCCATGTTTCGCGTTTGGAATGTGCAAGAGCGCGGAGGATATATTATTGTCGTTGACCCGAGGGAAACACCTCTCGCTAGGAGAGCGGATGTCCATCTTGACTTAAAACCCGGGACTGACCTTGCGTTAGCCAACGGAATTCTTCACCTTTTGATTGAAAATGGTTATGCCGATGAAAATTTCATCAAAAACCATACAAACGGGTTTAAAGAAACAAAAGCATTAGTAAGGGATTTCACACCTGAATATGTGAGCCATATCACAGGAGTGGCCACTGAAAAAATTGAACGGGCAGCTGAGATTTATGGGAAGGCTCCTAACGCGGTGGTTATGTTTGCCCGCGGTATCGAGCAGCAGCATAAAGGGGTAGACAATGTCTCTGGCTATACGAATATGGCGCTTGTGACCGGGAAGATCGGCCGGCCGAAATCCGGAGTTGCCACATTCACAGGCCAGGGAAATGGGCAGGGCGGCCGTGAACATGGTCAGAAATCAGACCTGCTCCCGGGTTATCGTAAAATTACCAATCCACAACACGTAAAAGAAGTGTGTAAAGTATGGGGTATTACACCAGAGGAAATGCCCAAACCAGGGGTCTCCGCTTATGAAATGTTTGAGCTGATGAATGAAAAAGAAATCCGCGGCCTTTACCTGCTTTGTTCCAACCCGGCTGTTTCAGCTCCCAATTTAAATTTTGTGAAAAAAGCAATGAAAAACCTGGATTTCATGGTGTGTGCTGACTTTTACTTATCTGAATCGGCAGAGTTCGCCGATGTAATTCTTCCTTCTGTAACTTGGGCGGAAGATGAAGGAACGGTCACTAATCTGGAAGGGAGAATTATAAAAATCAATAAAGCCCAGGAGCCGATTGGAGAGGCTAAACCCGATTGGCAGATTCAAATTGAATTGGCGGAGCGTCTTGGGAAAGAAAAGTACTTTTCTCATTTAAAATCAGCGAGAGATGTGGCTGAAGAATTCAGGCTGGCTTCTAAAGGTGGAAACGCTGATTACTACGGCGCTACGTGGGATAAGATCGATAAGCAGGATGGGGTGTTCTGGCCGTGTAAAGATGAAAGTGATACAGGGACTCCTCACATGTTTTTAGATAAAAAATTCTATCATCCTGATGGGAAAGCGAAAATCTGTGCTCTGCCTTACCGGCCTCCCGCAGAAGAGCCTTGTAAAAAGTATCCGCTCCGCCTAACGACAGGGCGGGTCGTTTACCACTACTTATCCGGTAATCAAACGAGAAGGATACCGTTTTTAAAAGATATGTGTCCAGAAGCTTATGTGGAGGTTCACCCAAAAACAGCAGCTGTGTATGAGATCGAGCATGATGAAGAAGTCCGGCTTTATACGCGAAGGGGAGAAAGTATCTATAAAGTGAAGATAACAGAAGCGATTCGTAAAGATACCGTATTTGTTCCTTATCATTTTGGTCATGAAGAAGCGATTAATCTTCTGACGATTGCAGCGCTTGATCCAATATCTAGAATGCCGGAGTTCAAAGCGTGTGCAGCTCAAATTAAGAAATTATCACCTAAGAAGGTGCTGTAA
- a CDS encoding VOC family protein, giving the protein MEKVTPFLMFQGQAEEAMNFYTTLVEDSKIKEITRYGSEEVGKEGSVMQAIFSLKGQEFMCIDSHVHHEFTFTPSFSIFLTCESEKEIDQLYSSLGEGGDKLMPLDDYSFSRKFAWIVDQFGISWQLNLP; this is encoded by the coding sequence GTGGAAAAAGTTACGCCATTTCTGATGTTTCAGGGACAGGCTGAAGAAGCGATGAATTTCTATACAACTTTAGTGGAAGACTCTAAAATTAAGGAAATCACCCGTTATGGATCTGAAGAGGTCGGTAAAGAGGGAAGTGTTATGCAGGCGATCTTCTCATTAAAAGGACAGGAGTTCATGTGTATTGACAGCCATGTGCATCATGAGTTTACTTTTACGCCTTCGTTTTCCATATTTCTTACTTGCGAGAGTGAAAAAGAGATTGATCAGCTTTACAGCAGTTTGGGAGAAGGCGGGGATAAATTAATGCCGCTGGACGATTACTCTTTCAGCCGGAAGTTTGCCTGGATTGTTGATCAGTTTGGGATCTCGTGGCAGCTGAACCTTCCGTAG
- a CDS encoding 4Fe-4S dicluster domain-containing protein, whose product MKKRLYIELENCIGCRSCLAACTQCGGHEQRNRNYVYDVNPHVSRQTMPLMCLHCENPACARSCPAQAIQIHETGAVLSALVEKCIGCQNCTIACPYGIPKFDEEQNLMYKCDLCIDRTKDGIPPMCASVCPSNTLQWLTEEEIEQKQQKHDLDNGKWVTSLPYLEGSTNVKVNLPGILQGTEKLF is encoded by the coding sequence ATGAAAAAAAGATTATATATCGAATTAGAGAATTGCATCGGCTGCCGTTCTTGTTTAGCGGCGTGTACGCAGTGTGGAGGACATGAGCAGCGAAACAGAAACTATGTCTATGACGTGAATCCTCATGTCAGCCGTCAGACGATGCCGCTTATGTGCCTGCACTGTGAGAATCCGGCTTGTGCCAGAAGCTGTCCGGCGCAGGCGATCCAGATTCATGAAACAGGAGCCGTTTTATCTGCCTTAGTTGAAAAGTGTATTGGCTGCCAAAACTGTACGATTGCCTGCCCTTATGGTATTCCTAAATTCGATGAAGAACAGAACTTAATGTATAAATGCGACCTTTGCATTGACCGTACGAAAGACGGTATCCCGCCGATGTGTGCCAGTGTCTGCCCTTCCAACACGCTGCAGTGGCTTACGGAAGAAGAAATTGAGCAAAAACAGCAGAAGCATGACCTCGATAATGGGAAATGGGTGACCAGTCTGCCATATCTCGAAGGGAGCACAAACGTTAAAGTGAATCTGCCTGGCATATTACAAGGAACGGAGAAACTCTTTTAA
- a CDS encoding ubiquinol-cytochrome c reductase iron-sulfur subunit — translation MTDRNDNIPFDEDNYTHNINRNNERMLDRRGFMKTLAGAAGLFAVSTLPWGAVAAKELMGLGNKEYPHQKIADVKDVAPGESVKFTFPSEHDSALLIRLSENNYVAYQNACTHLRCPVYWVEEEREMICPCHHGKFDAFTGAPTAGPPRRPLPEIEVKVDNGSIYAVRVKRYEA, via the coding sequence ATGACAGATCGAAATGATAACATCCCATTTGATGAAGATAACTATACCCATAATATCAATCGAAATAATGAGCGGATGCTGGATCGAAGAGGCTTTATGAAAACATTAGCTGGAGCGGCAGGTCTATTTGCGGTGTCTACCCTGCCTTGGGGAGCCGTTGCAGCCAAAGAGTTAATGGGCCTTGGCAATAAAGAATATCCTCACCAAAAAATTGCGGATGTAAAAGACGTAGCACCAGGAGAGTCTGTGAAATTTACTTTTCCAAGCGAGCATGACAGCGCCCTGCTCATCCGCCTGAGTGAAAATAACTATGTTGCTTATCAAAATGCTTGTACCCATCTAAGGTGTCCCGTCTACTGGGTGGAAGAAGAGAGGGAGATGATCTGCCCGTGTCACCACGGAAAGTTTGATGCGTTTACGGGAGCTCCTACAGCAGGACCGCCTAGACGGCCGCTCCCGGAAATAGAAGTGAAGGTGGACAATGGCAGCATCTATGCGGTAAGGGTGAAGCGATATGAAGCGTAG